From Desulfuromonas soudanensis, the proteins below share one genomic window:
- a CDS encoding ABC transporter ATP-binding protein — MPLPVADTAAPLLEVRNLSKTFSVAPGPLGGRRLTLRAVDDVSFTIASGETLGLVGESGCGKSTTGRLLLRLLEADGGEVLFDGRDVLLQGKKEVRAVRRDLQMIFQDPYSCLNPRMRVGEIIAEPLHIHRLARGEEVRIEVLRLMATVGLSAEHYDRYPHEFSGGQRQRIGIARALAVKPRLIVADEPVSALDLSIQAQVINLMQDIQQEFGLTYLFIAHNLALIEHVCDRVAVMYLGRIVELSLADALYRQPRHPYTEALLNSIPVPDPLRRRTARPLAGEVPSPLSPPSGCHFHPRCPYAREICSRLSPPLEDKGQGHLAACHFSAEVGKFRSAP, encoded by the coding sequence ATGCCGCTCCCCGTCGCCGACACCGCCGCGCCCCTTCTCGAGGTGCGCAACCTGAGCAAGACCTTCTCCGTCGCCCCGGGCCCCCTCGGCGGACGCCGTCTCACCCTGCGAGCCGTGGACGACGTCTCCTTCACCATCGCCTCCGGAGAGACCCTCGGCCTGGTGGGGGAATCGGGGTGCGGGAAGTCGACCACCGGCCGGCTGCTGCTGCGCCTCCTCGAAGCCGACGGCGGCGAGGTCCTCTTCGACGGCCGCGACGTCCTGCTCCAGGGGAAGAAAGAGGTGCGCGCCGTCCGGCGCGACCTGCAGATGATCTTTCAGGATCCCTACTCCTGCCTCAACCCGCGGATGCGGGTGGGAGAGATCATCGCCGAGCCCCTGCACATTCACCGCCTCGCCCGCGGGGAAGAGGTTCGCATCGAGGTGCTGCGCCTGATGGCCACTGTCGGCCTCTCCGCCGAGCACTACGATCGCTATCCCCACGAATTCTCCGGCGGCCAGCGCCAGCGCATCGGCATCGCCCGGGCCCTGGCGGTCAAGCCGCGCCTGATCGTCGCCGACGAGCCGGTCTCGGCCCTCGACCTCTCCATCCAGGCCCAGGTCATCAACCTGATGCAGGACATCCAGCAGGAATTCGGCCTCACCTACCTCTTTATCGCCCACAACCTCGCCCTCATCGAGCACGTCTGCGACCGGGTGGCGGTGATGTACCTGGGGCGCATCGTCGAACTCTCCCTCGCCGACGCGCTCTACCGGCAGCCGCGCCACCCCTACACGGAAGCCCTCCTCAATTCCATCCCCGTTCCCGACCCGCTCCGGCGCCGCACCGCCCGCCCCCTCGCCGGCGAGGTCCCCTCCCCTCTCTCCCCCCCTTCCGGATGCCACTTTCACCCCCGCTGCCCCTACGCCCGCGAGATCTGCTCCCGCCTGAGCCCTCCCCTGGAGGACAAGGGGCAGGGGCACCTCGCCGCCTGCCACTTCAGCGCCGAAGTCGGCAAATTCCGTAGCGCTCCCTGA
- a CDS encoding ABC transporter ATP-binding protein produces MQPLLDVRNLTTYFFTAAGLVKAVRGIDFTISVGKTLALVGESGCGKSMTALSLLRLVPSPGRIVDGEIYFAGEDLLHKPAEEMRRTRGNRIAMIFQEPMTSLNPVFRVGEQIAEVLRLHKGLPPKEALDAAATLLQQVGIPAPQQRIYDYPHQLSGGMRQRVMIAMALACDPQLLIADEPTTALDVTIQAQIIDLLTSLKAERQMATLLITHDLGVVAETADQVAVMYNGLIMEYADVATIFANPLHPYTLGLMNCIPRLGGSRGRLATIPTPPAGAEPGTSFLDLCPHPFAPRRGKLPLLREVEAGHLVRCWED; encoded by the coding sequence ATGCAGCCACTCCTCGACGTACGCAACCTGACGACCTACTTTTTCACCGCCGCCGGCCTGGTCAAGGCGGTTCGCGGGATCGACTTCACCATTTCCGTCGGCAAGACCCTGGCCCTGGTGGGGGAATCGGGGTGCGGAAAGTCGATGACCGCCCTGTCGCTGCTGCGCCTCGTCCCTTCACCGGGGCGGATTGTCGACGGCGAGATCTATTTTGCCGGCGAGGACCTGCTTCACAAGCCCGCCGAAGAGATGCGACGCACCCGCGGCAACCGCATCGCCATGATCTTTCAGGAGCCGATGACCTCCCTCAATCCGGTTTTCCGGGTCGGCGAACAGATCGCCGAGGTCCTGCGCCTGCACAAGGGGCTCCCCCCCAAAGAGGCGCTCGACGCCGCCGCAACTCTGCTGCAACAGGTCGGCATCCCGGCGCCGCAGCAGCGGATTTACGACTATCCCCACCAGCTCTCCGGCGGGATGCGCCAGAGGGTGATGATCGCCATGGCCCTGGCCTGCGACCCGCAGCTCCTTATCGCCGACGAGCCGACCACCGCCCTCGACGTGACCATCCAGGCCCAGATCATCGACCTGCTGACCAGCCTCAAGGCCGAGCGGCAGATGGCGACGCTCCTCATTACCCATGACCTCGGGGTCGTGGCCGAAACCGCCGACCAGGTCGCCGTCATGTACAACGGCCTGATCATGGAATACGCCGACGTCGCAACCATCTTCGCCAATCCCCTCCACCCCTACACCCTCGGCCTCATGAATTGCATCCCCCGCCTCGGCGGCAGCCGCGGGCGCCTGGCGACGATCCCCACCCCGCCGGCAGGCGCCGAGCCGGGGACCTCCTTTCTCGACCTCTGCCCCCATCCCTTTGCCCCGCGCCGGGGAAAGCTGCCGCTGCTCCGTGAAGTGGAGGCAGGGCACCTGGTGCGCTGCTGGGAGGATTGA
- a CDS encoding L,D-transpeptidase gives MTISLHRLSDSSPRPVRPNRDLGSVPPPSHRRFRRRALLVVAAALLLAPLFLLFRSPDDSQGLNTPGEAAATAPEARHSPAEQPVATAPATENIAKLRAKNAALSARIRSLAPTGDYLVIDTAGNKILLRRGEKTRAEMVASCGSGNVLEDPTSGRRWVFDTPRGQFRIQSKLVNPVWMKPDWAFIEEGEVIPENPAARAEPGMMGDYALGIGQGYFIHGTLYTRLLGRNVSHGCVRLGDKDLEQIYRTLPIGSRVIIF, from the coding sequence ATGACAATCTCATTGCATCGGCTCTCCGACAGCTCCCCTAGGCCGGTGCGGCCCAACCGCGATCTTGGCTCTGTGCCGCCGCCGTCGCACAGACGGTTCCGGCGCCGGGCTCTCCTGGTTGTCGCCGCAGCCCTTCTCCTTGCGCCCCTGTTCCTTCTCTTTCGCTCCCCCGACGACAGCCAGGGGCTCAACACCCCAGGCGAAGCGGCCGCCACAGCGCCGGAAGCCCGGCATTCACCGGCAGAACAGCCCGTCGCAACCGCGCCGGCAACGGAGAACATTGCCAAACTGCGGGCAAAAAATGCCGCGCTCAGCGCCCGTATCCGTTCCCTGGCTCCGACGGGCGACTACCTGGTCATCGACACCGCCGGCAACAAGATCCTCCTGCGGCGCGGGGAGAAGACCCGGGCCGAGATGGTCGCCTCCTGCGGCAGCGGCAACGTCCTCGAAGATCCGACCAGCGGTCGCCGCTGGGTGTTCGACACCCCGCGCGGCCAGTTCCGCATTCAATCGAAATTGGTCAACCCGGTCTGGATGAAACCCGACTGGGCGTTTATCGAAGAGGGGGAAGTCATTCCCGAAAATCCCGCCGCCCGCGCCGAGCCGGGGATGATGGGCGATTACGCCCTCGGGATCGGCCAGGGCTACTTCATCCACGGCACCCTCTACACCCGCCTGCTCGGACGCAACGTCTCCCACGGCTGTGTGCGTCTGGGGGACAAGGATCTGGAACAGATCTATCGCACACTCCCCATCGGCTCGCGAGTGATTATTTTCTGA
- a CDS encoding L,D-transpeptidase family protein codes for MSPRAWTIFLLAVAIAVCGGCTDKPAPPEVPLALRQEQDLLGAGALSGFPVEYATYEGELSAAKALWQQEQQRLRWLRDDEAISAAFRHVLTTGDELATAMSGRRLSEGKALDRRRQSLQKQVSVLRDLSAALKDRRLASRRLVQVEIRLSEIDRLLGAGEQEEAENRLAEAESDLRVVVAAQKPVLERFADRKQIARWITQFDEAMAASRRSGSDLIVVQKVERTLTIYRKGKKWARYSVGLGSNGLSDKRHAGDKATPEGNYRVERKLPNSKYFRALLIDYPNAADRQNFRQARRDGLLKNNAAIGGLIEIHGGGSLGITDGCVALDNHAMALLYEQIAVGTPVLIIGTIDHDNLIASALRQLP; via the coding sequence TTGAGCCCCCGCGCATGGACGATTTTCCTGCTGGCGGTTGCCATTGCCGTTTGCGGGGGGTGTACTGACAAGCCGGCCCCGCCGGAGGTCCCCCTGGCGCTGCGCCAGGAACAGGACCTCCTCGGGGCCGGTGCTCTATCCGGTTTCCCGGTCGAGTATGCAACCTACGAAGGGGAGCTCTCCGCGGCCAAAGCCCTCTGGCAGCAGGAGCAACAACGTCTGCGCTGGCTGCGGGACGACGAGGCGATTTCGGCAGCCTTTCGTCATGTCTTAACCACAGGGGACGAGCTGGCGACAGCCATGAGCGGCCGGCGCCTATCCGAAGGCAAGGCCCTCGACCGTCGACGCCAATCCCTGCAAAAACAAGTATCGGTTCTGCGCGACCTTTCCGCGGCCCTCAAAGATCGACGACTGGCCAGTCGCCGTCTGGTGCAGGTCGAGATCCGCCTGAGCGAAATCGACCGCCTCCTCGGCGCCGGAGAGCAGGAAGAGGCAGAAAATCGCCTCGCCGAAGCCGAATCGGACCTGCGCGTCGTTGTCGCCGCCCAGAAACCGGTTCTGGAACGTTTTGCCGATCGGAAACAGATTGCCCGCTGGATAACCCAGTTCGACGAGGCGATGGCTGCCTCCCGTCGCAGCGGCAGCGACCTGATCGTGGTGCAAAAGGTGGAGCGCACCCTGACGATCTACCGAAAAGGGAAGAAATGGGCGCGTTACTCTGTGGGTCTGGGAAGCAACGGACTTTCGGATAAACGGCATGCCGGGGACAAGGCGACACCCGAGGGGAATTACCGGGTCGAGCGTAAACTTCCGAACAGCAAATATTTCCGGGCGCTGTTGATCGATTACCCCAATGCCGCCGACCGGCAGAATTTCCGCCAGGCCCGGCGGGACGGGCTTTTAAAAAACAACGCCGCGATTGGCGGCCTGATTGAAATTCACGGTGGCGGCAGTCTCGGCATCACCGACGGCTGCGTGGCACTGGACAACCACGCCATGGCCCTGCTCTACGAGCAGATCGCCGTAGGAACACCCGTACTGATCATTGGCACAATCGACCATGACAATCTCATTGCATCGGCTCTCCGACAGCTCCCCTAG
- a CDS encoding transporter substrate-binding domain-containing protein — translation MPSRPLSRILTGALLALLVLALFPPGLRAAPPGEGLVVVGGDQSYPPYEFLDDEGRPAGFNVELTEAIARVMGMRIEIRLGAWGTMRRALQRREVDILQGMAFSEERTAEVDFSLPHAVVHQSIWNRRTAPPLTTLDDLRGREVIVMRGSIMHDFMLRSAPGSTLILTDSLAEALRLLALGRHDCALVAKLPGLYLSRKLGLSNIEPVALPLIAQDYGYAVRKGNKDLLARFDEGLTLLRETGEYSRLHRKWLGVLENQGPPWRRIGRYVALVAGPLLLILGGTVGWSRTLQKEVASRTAALEREVAERRRAMEELEVRQRQLIQADKMTSLGILVSGVAHELNNPNGVIMLNIPLLQKAWRDAEPILEERYLREGDFTLGWLKYSRMRREIPLLLGETLESSHRIRRIVDDLKDFARSDDSDHSVRLELNAVVAAAVRLVEPTIRKATVAFSAVYGDDLPVVRGNPQRIEQVVVNLVLNACQALTAFEEAIRIETAWDPLQGRVTLVVADEGAGIAPEHLEHLTDPFFTTKREAGGTGLGLSVSAGIVKEHGGTLHFASTPGKGTAVTLSLPPFFEEQPA, via the coding sequence ATGCCGAGCAGACCTTTATCCCGGATCCTGACCGGAGCGCTCCTGGCGCTTCTGGTCCTGGCCTTATTCCCTCCGGGTCTCCGGGCCGCTCCCCCCGGGGAAGGGCTGGTGGTGGTCGGCGGCGACCAGAGCTACCCCCCCTACGAGTTTCTCGACGACGAGGGGCGCCCCGCCGGGTTCAATGTCGAGCTCACCGAGGCCATCGCCCGGGTGATGGGGATGCGCATCGAGATCCGTCTCGGCGCCTGGGGAACGATGCGCCGCGCCCTGCAGCGCCGGGAGGTCGACATCCTGCAGGGGATGGCCTTCTCGGAGGAGCGCACCGCCGAGGTCGATTTTTCCCTCCCCCATGCCGTGGTCCATCAGTCGATCTGGAACCGCCGGACCGCTCCCCCCCTGACCACCCTCGACGATCTCCGGGGGCGCGAGGTGATCGTCATGCGCGGCTCGATCATGCATGACTTCATGCTGCGCAGCGCCCCCGGGTCGACCCTGATCCTCACCGACTCCCTGGCCGAAGCCTTGCGCCTCCTCGCCCTCGGGCGCCACGACTGCGCCCTGGTCGCCAAACTCCCCGGCCTTTACCTCAGCCGCAAGCTCGGGCTGAGCAACATCGAGCCGGTGGCGCTCCCCCTCATCGCCCAGGACTACGGCTACGCGGTGCGCAAGGGGAATAAGGACCTTCTCGCCCGTTTCGACGAGGGGCTCACCCTCTTGCGCGAGACCGGAGAATACTCCCGCCTGCACCGCAAGTGGCTCGGCGTCCTCGAAAACCAGGGTCCTCCCTGGCGGCGCATCGGCCGCTACGTCGCCCTGGTCGCCGGGCCGCTCCTGCTGATTCTCGGCGGCACGGTCGGCTGGTCGCGCACCCTGCAGAAGGAGGTGGCCTCCCGTACCGCGGCTCTCGAGCGGGAAGTCGCCGAGCGCCGCCGGGCGATGGAGGAACTCGAGGTGCGTCAGCGCCAGCTCATCCAGGCCGACAAGATGACGTCTCTGGGGATCCTCGTCTCCGGGGTCGCCCACGAGCTCAATAACCCCAACGGCGTCATCATGCTCAACATCCCCCTGCTGCAGAAGGCCTGGCGCGACGCCGAACCGATCCTCGAGGAGCGCTACCTCAGGGAGGGGGACTTCACCCTCGGCTGGCTCAAGTATTCGCGGATGCGCCGCGAGATCCCCCTTCTCCTCGGCGAGACTCTGGAGAGTTCCCACCGCATCCGCCGCATCGTCGACGATCTCAAGGATTTTGCCCGCAGCGACGATTCCGATCACTCGGTCCGGCTCGAACTCAACGCCGTCGTCGCCGCCGCGGTGCGCCTCGTCGAGCCGACGATCCGCAAGGCCACGGTCGCTTTCAGCGCCGTCTACGGGGACGACCTGCCGGTGGTCCGCGGCAATCCCCAGCGCATCGAACAGGTGGTGGTCAACCTGGTTCTCAACGCCTGCCAGGCCCTGACCGCCTTCGAGGAGGCCATCCGCATCGAGACCGCCTGGGATCCACTCCAGGGGCGGGTGACCCTGGTGGTTGCAGACGAGGGGGCGGGGATAGCCCCCGAGCACCTCGAACACCTCACCGACCCCTTCTTCACCACCAAACGCGAAGCGGGGGGGACCGGCCTCGGCCTCTCCGTCTCCGCCGGGATCGTCAAGGAGCACGGCGGCACGCTGCACTTCGCCTCGACGCCGGGAAAAGGGACGGCCGTGACCCTCTCTCTCCCCCCCTTTTTCGAGGAGCAACCCGCATGA